GGGCGCGCCTCAGCATTAAAGGCGCGCCAGCCGCGAAATTCGCCTGCAGCGGAAAGGGCCAAGTCGGAAGCGTGCGGGTGTTTGGATGTCCTCTGCCAACACGCTGCAGCTGTGCTACAGAGGAAAACTCGCTTATCTGGGGGAATTGCTTGAGGCGCCAAGATCCAATTGGACCAGAATTTTATGTACCGCTAGGAGCGGCAGAAAAATTTCGGACGCCGCATTCTACCCTGACGGCGAACAATCGAACGGGTAAAGCGGCGGCTCAAGGCTGGCATCGGTCATGGTCGAGACAATCTTCTCGCTCGCTTAGCAGCAGCTACCGCCAGCGACAGCGCGCTGGGCTTCGCGTGAGAACGGCAAGTCCGTGCCACAACCTTTGAAGATGCCATAGTGCCGGTTTGTGTCGCCGAAGAACTCAAAATGCGGTGCGAGTCGGCTCTCCTGGAGCATGCGATAGGTGTTGCCGCAAACGGGGAAGAGACGCCCGGCATCGATGTCATGATGTTTGTCGAGGACGAAGTTGTGTACAGCCTCGGGGACCGTCCCGCGATAGCGAACGGCCTGCCCGTAATCCTCGCAAGCGGATTCCAGCCCGTCGAGTTTGAAGAGACGGTAGGTTGCAGAATAAAATTCGACGGGACCGACAAGTTCGGCGATTTCGAGATCATTGATCCCAAGGCTGCGATCGCTGACTAGACGCGGGTCGCCTGCGGACTTCGCCAGGTTGAGGAAATCGCCCCAATAGAGCGCACCTGCGAGACATTCGCCGTGCAGGATCGGGTTTGCCCGCAATACCGCAGGGACGCGCCGGTCCGAGTAGATGTCGGAGAAATAGAGCTCGCCGCCTTTCTTGAGGAGACGATAGGCTGCGGCGAAGACCGCTGCTTTATCAGGTATCAGGTTGATCACGCAGTTGGATACGATCAGGTCGAAGCTGTCATTGTCGAAGCTCAATTCGTCGAGGCGCGACACGTCACCCTCGACAAAAGTCACTGTGGACTTCGGATAGCCGAACCGATCCCGGTGCCAGTTCTCGTGCGCTCGCGCGATCGCGAGCTGCTCTGGCGTTGCGTCGATTCCCACGACATGGCCTTGAGGCCCCGCCAACTGCGCCATGCTGGAACAATCAGGCATGGCCGCGTAACTTAAACCAAATGGCCTCCGGCAAACCCGGCGCGGTTCAATGGCCGCGGCCATGGCGCGGGACAAAGACGACTTTAAGACCGTCCAGCGTGCCGAACAGGAACTCGTCGGATGTCTCGCCAAAAGGCGATTCGATCCTCAACCAGGTTGGATCTTCCAGCTCGGCGATGTCGTAAACGCCGCTTCCGCCGAGTATACCTAAAATCGTCATCCGTGCTCCGCTCTGTTTCGTGAGCCAACGGCGAAGCCGTCACTTGAGATTGATGAAATAGTCGATGAACGACCGCGCGAGAGGAGAATCCCACGTCGTGGGACCCACCAGAAACCCCGTGACCAAGCCCCGCTTGTCCAGGATGTAGGTGGTTGGATAGCCATAGACGGGCATGGTTGGTTCCGGCTTCCCCTCACTGGTCAACGCACCGAACTCGTGGTTGGGATCGCGCACGACGGTCAGATGCCGAAGATTGTGTCGCTTGACGAACGACTTCACCTGCCGACCATCGCCGCTGTCGAGTGAGACCGCGACAACGACGAAGCGGTCAGACGGAAGACTCGCTGCAAGCGCCTCGAGAGACGGCATTTCCTCCACACAAGGAGCACACCAACTGGCCCAGAAATTGAGGAGAACGACCTTTCCGTAGAACTTGTCCATACTCAGGGTGCGGCCGTCGAGGCCGCGGAGTCGCATGAGCGGCGCAGGCCTAAGCGGCTCCTCCAGAACGAACTGGCTTATCCCGTTGCGCAGCGTCGGCGGATCGAGCGATTCGGGGTGCGCAGTCGCGCTCGAGAGCGTTGCCGCCACTGAAACGAGGACCGCTGTTGCGATGCGCAAGAACGGATGGACCCACATCATGGGGCACGGCCCAGCGGCTTGGGTGCCACCCAGGACAACATCCGGTGCCCGAAGATCCGACCAAGCGCAACGATCAACCCGGCCGCGCCAAGATTCCACATGAGGATCATGACCGTCGCGTCGATGTCATGAAACAGCGTAAGGGCGCTGGCTGTCAGCGCACCGATAGCGAGGCTGCCCATCCAAATCACAGTGGCGGGACGCAGGCTTGCCGTGTAGCGGAGCATCACCAAGAGCGCCAAGGACAGTGGGAGACTGGTCAGCACCAGGGTGGCGAAACACGATGCCGCTTCGTCCATCTTCATCCCCTCGGGCCCCACAGCGACCCAATCGGTCAAGCAACCGACGCTAATGGTCAGCATCCAGACCAGCAGGCTCGGCACCGGCAAAAGCGCGTAAAGGCGTGACCGATCAGGGAGGCTGAGCATGAAGGCAGCGACGGTCGCGAATACGCCCGTCAGGAGGGAGGCGACGAGCCCAACCACATAGGCGCGATCACCGAGTTGCTTTGCGAAGTCCGGACGCAAGCCGTGGCTGACGCCCAACAGGACAAGAATCAGGAAGGCTAGGGAGAGCCAGCAACACGCCCGGACAAGCGGGGGCCGAAGGCGGCGCACGGGTGTCGCATGAGCGCTGAGAGATGCAATCAGGTCCGAGGTCGCGATCACGAATTATCATCCTTGCCAAGAATCGTCCGCAGGCTCTTCAGAGCCCGATGTGTCGCAACTTTGAGTGCCGCAATGGACATTCCGCTTCGCTCCGCAGCTTCTTTCAACGACATCTCCTGGAGCTTCAGGAGGGTGATGGCCTCCCGCTGGCCTGGCGGCAGCTTGTCGACCGCCTCACGCAGCGAGCGTCCATCGGCTCTTGTCTCTATGTTCGCTTCAACCTCCACAATGGTTTCATGGTCTTCGTTCAAGGGCGTCTCGCGGACGGTCGAGCGCCCCTGCCGCCGCAGCCGATCGATGATCCGCCGGCGGCCTATTGCGACAAGCCAGGGCGTGAACGGTCGTGTCGGATCGTAGATCTGCCGAATTGAGTGAATCGTCAGAAGGATGTCCTGGATCGTATCTTCGACATCCTGGGGAGAGCGATGGTGCCTACCTGCTAAAGTGCGCAGATAAGGCGTGATCTCGGTCAGCAGCCGGCTATAGGCATCCTGGTCGCCGCTCTGCGCCCGCGCCATGTAGATCGACCATTCGACGTCGCGCTTTGTCGAGGCATTCTCAGCACGACGGCTGGTGTCACCTTCACGAACAAGTCTCAACGTCGGATTATCCTTGTGGCGGCCCGGTGCCATCGGCCATATTCCTCATAGTTCTGGCGGCGCGATCCGACGTTTCGTCTTGCCGCGTTGCTCCACCGTAGCTCTGACAGCGCCTTGTGGCAGGAACTTTCTTTTTGTCGGGGGGACGTAACCTTTGGGACCGCGACGCGAATCCGCGCGTGACCATCGCAGCATTGCGCAACACTACGGCTCGCAAGGCTTGCCGATCGGCAGACTCTCGAAATCGGATGCGACCTTGTCGTAGCCGATGCGGCTTGCCGGGGGCGAACCCTCTCGCGATGGCTGAATGGGCCATGACTTTCCTCAACACGCGAAGGTT
The sequence above is a segment of the Nitrobacter hamburgensis X14 genome. Coding sequences within it:
- a CDS encoding methyltransferase domain-containing protein; translated protein: MAAAIEPRRVCRRPFGLSYAAMPDCSSMAQLAGPQGHVVGIDATPEQLAIARAHENWHRDRFGYPKSTVTFVEGDVSRLDELSFDNDSFDLIVSNCVINLIPDKAAVFAAAYRLLKKGGELYFSDIYSDRRVPAVLRANPILHGECLAGALYWGDFLNLAKSAGDPRLVSDRSLGINDLEIAELVGPVEFYSATYRLFKLDGLESACEDYGQAVRYRGTVPEAVHNFVLDKHHDIDAGRLFPVCGNTYRMLQESRLAPHFEFFGDTNRHYGIFKGCGTDLPFSREAQRAVAGGSCC
- a CDS encoding TlpA disulfide reductase family protein; the encoded protein is MMWVHPFLRIATAVLVSVAATLSSATAHPESLDPPTLRNGISQFVLEEPLRPAPLMRLRGLDGRTLSMDKFYGKVVLLNFWASWCAPCVEEMPSLEALAASLPSDRFVVVAVSLDSGDGRQVKSFVKRHNLRHLTVVRDPNHEFGALTSEGKPEPTMPVYGYPTTYILDKRGLVTGFLVGPTTWDSPLARSFIDYFINLK
- a CDS encoding NrsF family protein, which encodes MIATSDLIASLSAHATPVRRLRPPLVRACCWLSLAFLILVLLGVSHGLRPDFAKQLGDRAYVVGLVASLLTGVFATVAAFMLSLPDRSRLYALLPVPSLLVWMLTISVGCLTDWVAVGPEGMKMDEAASCFATLVLTSLPLSLALLVMLRYTASLRPATVIWMGSLAIGALTASALTLFHDIDATVMILMWNLGAAGLIVALGRIFGHRMLSWVAPKPLGRAP
- a CDS encoding sigma-70 family RNA polymerase sigma factor yields the protein MAPGRHKDNPTLRLVREGDTSRRAENASTKRDVEWSIYMARAQSGDQDAYSRLLTEITPYLRTLAGRHHRSPQDVEDTIQDILLTIHSIRQIYDPTRPFTPWLVAIGRRRIIDRLRRQGRSTVRETPLNEDHETIVEVEANIETRADGRSLREAVDKLPPGQREAITLLKLQEMSLKEAAERSGMSIAALKVATHRALKSLRTILGKDDNS